A genomic stretch from Setaria viridis chromosome 1, Setaria_viridis_v4.0, whole genome shotgun sequence includes:
- the LOC117865748 gene encoding putative glycerol-3-phosphate transporter 1 yields the protein MRSTKPPGIHLFVCVQGSSLSLRTCQALVLVLTFFSYASYHAARKTTSVVKGVLDPKTSKPGLLHWPRCLNIGKLHTAESQTVLYGGWAPFDSRNGTALLGDVDLAFLAIYAIGMFFVGHIGDRVDLRNLLTIGMIGTGLFTAAFGAGYWLNIHNFYYFLGIQLIAGLFQSTGWPSVVAVVGNWFGKKKRGLIMGIWNAHTSVGNISGSLIAAALLKFGWGWSFVVPGVMIALVGLIVFLFLPSGPEAIGSEDDHLNDSGKNEIGTPLLEGQTEVTEKPVGFIEALRIPGVVPFALCLFFCKLVAYTFLYWLPFYISHTAVGGKYLSDSTAGALSTLFDLGGVIGGILAGHMSDRLDARALTAASFTFSAIPTLFFYRIYGSISLCWNIILMFITGMLVNGPYALITTAVSADLGTHSSLRGNSRALATVTAIIDGTGSAGAAVGPLLTGYISAKSWTAVFTMLMVSALVAGLLLSRLVMAEVSAKLESQRSAAATGLPVSSVEEA from the exons ATGCGTAGCACAAAACCTCCTGGGATTCATCTTTTCGTGTGTGTTCAGGGAAGTTCTCTATCTCTTAGGACATGCCAGGCCCTTGTCTTGGTATTGACATTCTTTTCATACGCTAGCTACCATGCAGCAAGGAAAACCACTAGTGTTGTTAAAGGTGTTCTTGATCCTAAGACGTCAAAGCCAGGCTTGTTGCACTGGCCTAGATGCTTGAATATTGGTAAATTGCATACTGCTGAGAGCCAAACGGTGCTCTATGGTGGTTGGGCACCATTTGATTCCAGAAATGGCACTGCATTGCTTGGGGATGTTGATTTGGCATTTCTCGCAATTTATGCAATTGGCATGTTCTTTGTTGGCCATATTGGTGACAGAGTGGATCTGAGGAACCTTCTGACAATTGGAATGATAGGAACTGGTTTGTTCACGGCTGCTTTTGGAGCTGGATACTGGCTGAATATACACAACTTCTACTATTTCTTGGGCATTCAATTGATTGCTGGCCTGTTTCAGTCAACTGGGTGGCCCTCAGTGGTAGCAGTTGTCGGCAATTGGTTTGGGAAGAAAAAGAGGGGACTAATCATGGGAATTTGGAATGCTCATACTTCTGTAGGGAACATATCAGGCTCTCTGATAGCAGCTGCTCTCCTGAAGTTTGGGTGGGGCTGGTCATTTGTTGTTCCTGGTGTTATGATTGCATTAGTTGGGCTCATTGTGTTTCTGTTCTTGCCTTCTGGCCCTGAGGCTATTGGATCTGAGGATGACCATTTGAATGATTCTGGTAagaatgaaataggcacccctTTATTGGAAGGACAGACAGAAGTAACAGAAAAGCCAGTGGGATTCATTGAAGCATTGAGAATTCCTGGAGTAGTGCCATTTGCTCTCTGCCTGTTTTTCTGCAAGCTAGTCgcctacacgttcctatattggcTTCCTTTCTATATTAGCCACACAG CTGTTGGTGGAAAATATTTGTCAGACTCGACTGCTGGAGCGCTATCAACGTTGTTTGATTTAGGTGGTGTCATAGGCGGCATCCTTGCTGGCCACATGTCAGACCGTTTGGATGCCCGGGCACTGACAGCAGCAAGTTTCACATTTTCTGCGATACCGACACTGTTCTTCTACCGCATATACGGGAGCATCTCGCTTTGCTGGAACATCATCCTAATGTTCATCACCGGCATGCTCGTGAATGGCCCTTACGCGCTCATAACCACCGCGGTCTCTGCAGACCTCGGAACACACAGCTCCCTGAGAGGCAACTCCAGGGCATTGGCAACTGTGACGGCAATCATAGACGGGACAGGCTCAGCTGGCGCTGCAGTTGGTCCCTTGCTGACGGGTTACATCTCTGCTAAGAGCTGGACTGCGGTCTTCACAATGCTGATGGTTTCTGCCCTCGTTGCAGGGCTGCTGTTATCAAGGCTGGTCATGGCTGAGGTTTCTGCGAAGCTAGAATCCCAGAGATCGGCAGCAGCAACTGGTCTGCCTGTGTCCTCTGTAGAGGAAGCTTAG